Below is a window of Rhodopseudomonas sp. P2A-2r DNA.
TGTTGCCTTTTGGCGCGATGACCGTGTTGGCCGAGGCGCCCGCTGTCTGGGTGGTCGATCCTGCCAGCAAGACGGTGTCGCTCAGAGCCGTGGTTTTGGACAGCTACGAGAAGGAAGTCTTCGTCATCCGCAGTGGCCTGAAGCCGGGCGAGCGAGTTGTGACCGACGGCAGCAAGATGCTGCGGCCCGGCCAGACCGTGACCTATGACGGCGGAGGAGCCTGATCGTGTCGATACCCATGCGCCTGATTGCTGCCGCTGCGTTTTGCGTGTTGCTTGCCGGATGCAAGGAAGAGGCCGCCGCGCCGGTTCCGGTTCGCCCGGTCCTGTCGGCAATCGTCTCATCCGCCGCGACCGGCGATGTGGTCATCGTCGGTACCATCGAGCCGAAGATCAAGACCGACTTCAGCTTCCGGACGCTCGGACGATTGATCGCCCGGCCGGTCAACATTGGCGACACCGTCGAGCGGGGGCAGATACTCGCGGCCATCGATCCGGCAGCCCTTGAGCTCGCGGTGCGGATGGCGACGGCGGAACTGTCCAACAGTCAGGCCCAGTTCGCCAACGCCGCCGGCAGCGAAGAGCGTCAGCGCACGCTGCTCGAGAAAAACGTCACCAGCCAGGCCAGCTTCGATACGATCGAACAGGCGCGGCAGGCCGCGCAATCGGCGGTGGTGCGGGCCCAGGCCAATCTCACCAAGGCGCGCGAGCAGCTTGGCTACGCGCAGCTTAAGGCCGATTTCGGCGGCGTGGTCACGCTGATCGGCGCCGAGGTCGGGCAGGTCGTGTCGCCCGGCCAGACCGTGGTTACCATCGCGCGTCCGGACATTCGCGAAGCGATCATCGACGTCTCCGACGATCTGGCCAACGGGTTGAAGATCGGCATGCCATTCACGGTGGCGCTGCAGCTCGATCCCTCGATCAGCGCGCAGGGCAAGGTGCGCGAGATCGCGCCGCAGGCCGATCCGGTGACGCGCAGCCGGCGCATCCGCATCACGCTGGAGAATTCGCCGGAGGCATTCCGGCTCGGCACCACGGTGACGACGACGATCCCCGGCACACCGGAGCGCGGCCCGCGGGTGCCAGCTTCGGCGATACTCGCGAAGGACGGCAAGACACGGATCTGGCTGGTCGACACTGCCGCAGGCACCGTGTCGTCGCGCGAGGTTCAGTCCAGGCCCGACGGCGACGGCTGGGTCCGCGTGACCGCGGGCCTCGCCGCCGGCGCGCGGGTGGTTACCGCGGGTGTCCATCATCTGGCCGAAGGCCAGAAGGTCCGCATTGGTCAGGAAGGCGCACTGTGAAGTCGTTCAATCTGTTCGACTGGGCCCTCGAGCACCGCTCGCTGGTCTGGTACTTCATGATCGCCTTCATGGCGGCTGGTTTCTTCTCGTATCTCAAGCTGGGGCGTGAAGAAGATCCGGCATTCACCATCAAGACCATGGTGATTCAGGCGAAGTGGCCGGGCGCATCGGCGCAGGAAATGACCCTGCAGGTCACCGAGCGGATCGAGAAGAAGCTCGAGGAACTGGAATCGCTGGATTTCACCCGCAGCCTCACCGTCGCCGGCCAGACCACCATCTTCGTCAATCTGCTTGCCACCACCAAGGCCCGTGACGTCGAGCCGACCTGGGTGCGGGTGCGCAACATGATCGCCGACATCAAAGGCGATTTCCCGCAGGGCGTGGTCGGTCCCGCCTTCAACGACCGCTTCGGCGACGTCTACGGCAACATCTACGCCTTCACCAGCGACGGTCTCAGCCAGCGGCAATTGCGAGACCGCG
It encodes the following:
- a CDS encoding efflux RND transporter periplasmic adaptor subunit — encoded protein: MSIPMRLIAAAAFCVLLAGCKEEAAAPVPVRPVLSAIVSSAATGDVVIVGTIEPKIKTDFSFRTLGRLIARPVNIGDTVERGQILAAIDPAALELAVRMATAELSNSQAQFANAAGSEERQRTLLEKNVTSQASFDTIEQARQAAQSAVVRAQANLTKAREQLGYAQLKADFGGVVTLIGAEVGQVVSPGQTVVTIARPDIREAIIDVSDDLANGLKIGMPFTVALQLDPSISAQGKVREIAPQADPVTRSRRIRITLENSPEAFRLGTTVTTTIPGTPERGPRVPASAILAKDGKTRIWLVDTAAGTVSSREVQSRPDGDGWVRVTAGLAAGARVVTAGVHHLAEGQKVRIGQEGAL